The following are encoded together in the Drosophila takahashii strain IR98-3 E-12201 chromosome X, DtakHiC1v2, whole genome shotgun sequence genome:
- the LOC108056700 gene encoding fibrinogen-like protein 1, protein MNFGWLSLCVSLWLLKSLSLAAADSLDPQCNDQCVDLLSPLMDHLQQLRELSDTNGELKDMVNTRELANKDLKSQLTIAERDLGSQERVLTAQTDEIKYQAQVIAFKDDKIQTLTKDFNEVKDKLEIVNRHLKSQDATISDLTKQLNNQNEQLKDQNKLINQVNSLTQREKSLEGRLASAMSTNDLKEKALERKDEQIKKQNQQISIKENQISGLDRQVKSIDEKLDEVTDELLKANGTDRCPTNKPSGIYKIKPSGLKHFAVPCNTTGWMTIQKRFNGSVDFNRSWQEYRNGFGDINGEFFLGLEKVHQMTSAVPHELYIRLGTVYGATSFIHYDNFQIGSESESYMLKSLGVHYGPAGDSLKYHLHDKFSTYDRDNDLARGNCAVDHAGGWWYKACCISTLNGKFYSKGVKGNGPHGIQWASWQNYDYDLSLTLSEMMIRPKSAKN, encoded by the exons ATGAATTTTGGCTGGTTGTCGCTTTGTGTGTCCTTGTGGCTCCTGAAGTCATTATCCTTGGCGGCCGCAGATTCACTGGATCCACAGTGCAATGATCAGTGTGTGGACCTCTTGTCGCCCTTGATGGATCATCTCCAACAGCTTCGGGAATTATCCGATACGAATGGCGAACTAAAGGACATGGTGAATACCAGGGAACTGGCCAACAAGGACCTGAAAAGCCAGCTAACTATTGCTGAACGAGATTTGGGATCCCAGGAAAGAGTATTAACTGCCCAAACTGATGAAATCAAGTATCAGGCTCAAGTGATCGCCTTTAAAGATGATAAAATACAAACTTTGACTAAAGATTTCAATGAAGTGAAGGATAAATTGGAAATCGTAAACCGTCACTTGAAAAGCCAAGATGCCACAATCAGTGATCTGACCAAACAGTTGAACAATCAAAATGAACAGTTGAAGGACCAAAATAAACTAATCAACCAGGTGAATAGTTTGACGCAAAGGGAGAAAAGCTTGGAAGGCAGGTTGGCAAGTGCCATGTCCACCAACGACCTCAAAGAGAAGGCTCTCGAGAGGAAGGATGAGCAGATTAAGAAGCAAAATCAACAGATTTCGATCAAGGAAAACCAAATCAGCGGATTGGACAGGCAAGTAAAGTCTATTGACGAGAAGCTCGATGAGGTAACCGATGAACTGCTGAAGGCGAATGGAACGGACAGGTGTCCCACTAACAAACCAAGTGGCATTTACAAGATCAAGCCAAGTGGTCTGAAGCACTTTGCAGTTCCCTGCAACACAACCGGTTGGATGACGATCCAGAAGCGTTTCAACGGTTCCGTGGATTTCAATAGATCCTGGCAGGAATATAGGAATGGGTTCGGTGATATCAATGGCGAGTTCTTCCTGGGACTGGAGAAAGTCCACCAGATGACCTCGGCTGTGCCGCACGAGCTTTACATTCGACTAGGCACAGTCTACGGAGCCACCAGCTTTATTCACTACGACAACTTCCAGATCGGAAGCGAATCCGAATCGTATATGCTGAAATCGCTGGGTGTTCACTATGGCCCAGCTGGGGATTCCCTGAAGTACCATTTGCACGACAAGTTCAGCACCTACGATCGCGATAACGATCTGGCCAGGGGCAACTGCGCTGTGGACCACGCAGGTGGATGGTGGTACAAGGCCTGTTGCATTAG CACCCTGAATGGCAAATTCTACAGCAAGGGCGTCAAGGGCAACGGTCCGCACGGAATCCAATGGGCCTCTTGGCAAAACTACGACTACGATCTGTCGCTTACTCTTTCAGAAATGATGATTAGGCCtaaaagtgccaaaaactaa
- the Socs16D gene encoding uncharacterized protein Socs16D, which produces MESSIKLKDSNSNCSSNSNGNVGGGGGAGVAGNGGGGGGVCVSSICSSDSFSIMPPPHHELVSANSIELNAAASLSDDSGVPLTTNSSISSGDSYRLGMCKFEIEMVESDGEVSQFDSLDNCSEGGMSAENFNTLKKGPLAPIDPPPEFQDSPQTTLVRSISKNIVNSLRRWTSSQSSFEHLKDDAATMVTTSVVLPAEEQHPHPSQQELVLQLDALDGQALGQMSLKESYAINKHLYSSDSILNSHTDNIYDEPNNIVSSSLGNSVDLLEEEQSEASSCSPLPSPPPPVSLVKIKQTLCPYYQDHTRYFKAIPTEQDNIASAKAAAAQQRFNSAGLSEIHDYDLYYGARRQPADNSSLQRRQASLYSPLGHTSHCHYHGNNGSHPHHHHHHHHHHHQPGYGYSHGQRPNSRNSLNSRLSSSHNSLNVSSANKPDDSIFITQAMSHDALFTREISDFYNVPIDSDIYAFPVDMIEQQQQQEQQKPTYHKASRRNKRNKRKQRYGGSETSDGDGEKSKHGKYRTPVGISQVVSESEPLHMTLDEVKQFYHTLYSDAGDRSGGGGKPTVKPMVKSSNETIWSVSTNTTTTTARTRSSVGTTRGAGGNPPGGTGGASSDGGNPGGNKYLSKQTKHNLDNDKLNNNNNNNNQQLEKPPTEQHNSNANHNQQLQQPPNNKHVLHSEKKSQFTLNLKQRFCSIFRFRRSNHSRCRGSTAGSLVNNANAGAATVPLIPPTAAHVITSAPGAAGQTQLATEVALITAEADEPNADLRKKFQSRALPPLPKKAAAYAIEAVKSEPEELKANVIQEPRALQFTSSIEKVKDYGWYWGPLSSEAAEKVLSSEPDGSFIVRDSSDDHYIFSLSFKLNNCVRHVRIEQDQGTFSFGSYAKFKSQTITEFIEKAVEHSRSGRYLFFLHRRPEHGPMRVQLTNPVSRFKHVQSLQHMCRFVILKAVIRKDLIQTLPLPRRLLDYLNYKHCYSEQVESDSSHSQISGDGTM; this is translated from the exons ATGGAGTCGTCCATTAAGCTTAAGGACAGCAACTCGAACTGCAGCTCCAACTCAAATGGCAATGTgggcggtggcggtggtgcAGGGGTGGCGGGaaacggaggaggaggaggaggcgttTGCGTGTCCAGCATCTGCAGCAGCGACAGCTTCAGCATCATGCCGCCGCCGCATCACGAACTGGTCAGCGCCAACAGCATCGAGCTGAATGCGGCGGCCTCGTTGAGCGACGACAGCGGTGTTCCGCTGACCACCAACAGCTCCATTTCCAGTGGCGACTCCTACCGCCTGGGCATGTGCAAGTTCGAGATTGAG ATGGTCGAGAGCGACGGCGAGGTTTCGCAGTTCGATTCGCTGGACAATTGCTCCGAGGGCGGTATGAGTGCCGAGAACTTCAATACGCTGAAGAAGGGACCCCTGGCGCCCATTGATCCGCCACCCGAATTCCAGGACTCACCTCAAACGACTCTAGTGCGCTCCATCTCGAAGAACATTGTGAACAGCCTGCGTCGCTGGACCTCCTCGCAATCGTCGTTCGAGCATCTCAAGGACGATGCCGCCACCATGGTGACAACATCGGTTGTCCTGCCTGCCGAGGAGCAGCATCCCCATCCCAGCCAGCAGGAGTTGGTCCTGCAGCTGGATGCCTTGGATGGCCAGGCTCTTGGACAGATGAGCTTGAAAGAGTCCTATGCGATCAACAAGCATTTGTACTCGAGCGACTCCATACTGAACAGCCATACGGACAACATTTACGACGAGCCCAACAATATAGTAAGCAGTTCGCTGGGCAACAGCGTCGATCTGCTGGAGGAAGAGCAGTCGGAGGCCAGCAGCTGTTCGCCTTTGCCCTCGCCACCGCCGCCCGTTTCCCTGGTGAAGATCAAGCAGACGCTGTGTCCGTACTACCAGGATCACACGCGCTACTTCAAGGCCATACCCACGGAGCAGGACAACATAGCGAGTGCCAAGGCGGCGGCGGCCCAGCAGAGATTCAATAGCGCCGGGCTCTCGGAGATTCACGACTATGATTTGTACTATGGAGCCAGGCGACAGCCGGCGGACAACAGCAGTCTGCAGCGACGACAGGCTTCGCTGTACAGTCCACTGGGTCACACCAGCCATTGTCACTATCATGGGAATAATGGCTCTCAtccgcatcatcatcatcatcaccaccaTCATCACCACCAGCCGGGCTATGGTTATAGCCACGGGCAGCGTCCCAACTCGCGCAACTCGCTGAACAGCCGACTGAGCAGCTCGCACAACTCACTGAATGTCTCGTCGGCCAACAAACCGGATGACTCCATTTTCATCACCCAGGCCATGTCGCATGATGCGCTCTTCACGCGCGAGATCTCTGACTTTTACAACGTGCCCATCGACTCGGATATCTACGCCTTTCCCGTGGACATGatcgagcagcagcagcagcaggagcagcagaagcCCACGTATCACAAGGCGAGCAGGCGGAACAAGAGGAACAAGCGCAAGCAGCGCTACGGAGGATCAGAGACCAGCGATGGTGATGGTGAGAAGAGCAAGCATGGCAAGTATAGAACCCCAGTGGGCATTAGCCAGGTGGTCAGCGAATCGGAGCCACTGCACATGACCCTCGACGAGGTAAAGCAGTTCTACCACACCCTCTACTCGGATGCGGGCGACAGaagcggcggaggaggaaagCCCACGGTTAAGCCGATGGTCAAGTCGAGCAACGAGACCATTTGGAGTGTGTCCACGAATACCACCACCACAACGGCGAGAACGCGGAGCAGTGTGGGCACCACAAGGGGAGCAGGAGGTAATCCACCTGGAGGAACTGGAGGAGCCAGCAGTGATGGAGGCAATCCTGGTGGCAACAAGTACTTGAGCAAGCAGACCAAGCACAATCTGGACAACGACAAgctcaacaacaacaataacaacaacaaccagcaGCTGGAGAAGCCGCCAACGGAGCAGCACAACAGCAATGCAAATCACAACCAGCAGCTGCAACAACCGCCGAACAACAAGCACGTCCTGCACTCGGAGAAAAAGTCACAGTTCACGCTGAACCTAAAGCAGCGCTTCTGCAGCATCTTTCGCTTCCGGCGGAGCAATCACAGTCGCTGCCGAGGATCCACAGCTGGCAGTCTGGTGAATAATGCGAATGCAGGAGCGGCCACGGTGCCGCTGATACCGCCCACGGCAGCCCACGTGATAACCAGCGCTCCGGGGGCAGCGGGCCAAACACAGCTGGCCACCGAAGTGGCGCTCATTACGGCGGAGGCGGACGAACCGAATGCCGATCTGCGCAAGAAGTTCCAGTCACGTGCCCTGCCACCACTACCAAAGAAGG CTGCTGCCTATGCCATTGAAGCCGTTAAATCGGAACCCGAGGAGCTGAAGGCGAACGTGATCCAGGAGCCGCGGGCACTGCAGTTCACCTCCAGCATTGAGAAAGTCAAAGAC TACGGCTGGTACTGGGGTCCCCTGTCCAGCGAGGCGGCCGAGAAGGTGCTCTCCAGCGAACCGGACGGCTCCTTTATAGTGCGCGACAGCTCCGACGACCACTACATCTTCTCTCTGAGCTTCAAGCTGAACAACTGCGTGCGCCATGTGCGCATCGAGCAGGATCAGG GAACCTTCTCCTTTGGCTCGTATGCCAAGTTCAAGTCTCAAACCATCACCGAGTTCATCGAGAAGGCCGTCGAGCATTCGCGGAGCGGCAG ATATCTATTCTTTCTGCATCGTCGCCCAGAGCACGGACCAATGCGTGTGCAATTAACCAATCCAGTATCTAGATTTAAGCATGTACAAAGCTTGCAGCACATGTGCAG ATTTGTTATACTAAAGGCGGTTATACGAAAGGATCTAATACAGACATTGCCATTACCGAGAAGACTTCTAGACTATCTTAACTATAAGCACTGCTACTCCGAGCAGGTGGAGAGCGACAGTTCCCATTCGCAG ATATCTGGCGATGGAACGATGTAA